A single region of the Leisingera thetidis genome encodes:
- the smpB gene encoding SsrA-binding protein SmpB yields MAKKKQTTDPNYKVIAENRRARFDYAIESDIECGIALEGSEVKALRGNGTNIADSYAAVENGELWLVNSYIPPYEQAKVFKHEERRRRKLLVSRKELADLWNLTQRKGMTLVPLVIYFNHKGRAKIKLGVAKGKKLHDKRETQAKRDWGRQKQRLLKDAR; encoded by the coding sequence ATGGCCAAGAAGAAGCAGACAACAGACCCGAATTACAAGGTGATCGCCGAAAACCGGCGGGCACGGTTCGATTACGCCATCGAGAGCGATATCGAGTGCGGCATCGCGCTGGAAGGGTCCGAGGTCAAGGCGCTGCGCGGCAATGGCACCAACATCGCCGATTCCTATGCCGCGGTGGAAAACGGCGAGTTGTGGCTGGTGAACTCCTACATCCCGCCCTACGAGCAAGCCAAGGTGTTCAAGCACGAGGAACGCCGCCGCCGCAAGCTGCTGGTCTCGCGCAAGGAACTGGCCGACCTGTGGAACCTGACCCAGCGCAAGGGCATGACCCTGGTACCGCTGGTGATCTATTTCAACCACAAGGGCCGCGCCAAGATCAAGCTGGGCGTTGCCAAGGGCAAGAAGCTGCACGACAAGCGCGAAACCCAGGCCAAACGCGACTGGGGCCGCCAGAAGCAGCGGCTTCTGAAGGACGCGCGGTAG
- a CDS encoding benzoate/H(+) symporter BenE family transporter yields the protein MLKDLKLSHIVSGAVAVLVGYTGSVAIIFQAIETLGASQSQANSWMLALGAGMGLTCLILSLRYRMPILTAWSTPGAALLAVSLGGVPLGEAVGAFLFCAVLLILTGVTGWFAALSRLIPDSLANAMLAGILFQFGLSAFTSLQTDTAMVAVMGFTFLAGRRLFPRYTIPAVLATGVIWCAGSGSFGSLEALDLTLARPEFVMPAFSLPVLIGVGLPLYIVTMSSQNMPGVVALKAAGYQPPVSASLTVTGLASLLLAPFGGFAFNLAAITAAICAGPEADENPETRYLAGVMTGLVYILVGLGGATVISLFLIAPKALVATVAGLALLATIGNSLSAALADSTGREAALITFMTTVSGVSFFGIGAPFWALVLGLAVNHLLKRPARARAGAGKPA from the coding sequence ATGCTCAAGGATCTCAAGCTTTCGCATATTGTCTCCGGCGCGGTGGCCGTGCTGGTCGGCTATACCGGCTCGGTCGCCATCATCTTTCAAGCGATCGAGACACTGGGCGCGTCTCAGTCGCAGGCCAACAGCTGGATGCTGGCGCTGGGGGCAGGCATGGGGCTGACCTGCCTGATCCTGTCACTGCGGTACCGGATGCCGATCCTGACAGCCTGGTCGACGCCGGGCGCGGCGCTGCTGGCGGTCAGCCTGGGCGGGGTGCCGCTGGGCGAGGCCGTCGGCGCCTTCCTGTTCTGCGCCGTGCTACTGATCCTCACAGGCGTCACCGGCTGGTTCGCGGCGCTGTCGCGGCTGATCCCCGACAGCCTGGCAAATGCGATGCTGGCCGGCATCCTGTTCCAATTCGGGCTGTCGGCCTTCACCTCGCTGCAGACCGACACCGCAATGGTCGCCGTGATGGGCTTCACCTTTCTTGCAGGGCGCAGGCTGTTTCCCCGCTACACCATTCCCGCGGTTCTGGCGACGGGAGTTATTTGGTGCGCGGGCAGCGGCAGCTTTGGCAGCTTGGAGGCACTGGACTTGACCCTGGCGCGGCCGGAATTCGTGATGCCCGCCTTCTCGCTGCCGGTGCTGATCGGCGTGGGCCTGCCGCTCTATATTGTCACCATGTCCTCGCAGAACATGCCCGGCGTGGTGGCGCTGAAGGCAGCGGGCTATCAGCCGCCGGTTTCCGCCAGCCTGACCGTGACCGGACTGGCCTCGCTGCTGCTGGCGCCTTTCGGTGGCTTTGCCTTCAACCTGGCTGCCATCACGGCCGCCATTTGCGCAGGTCCCGAGGCGGATGAGAATCCGGAGACCCGTTACCTGGCGGGCGTGATGACCGGCCTCGTCTATATCCTGGTGGGGCTGGGCGGCGCCACCGTCATCAGCCTGTTCCTGATCGCCCCCAAGGCGCTGGTCGCCACCGTCGCAGGCCTGGCGCTGCTGGCCACCATCGGCAACAGCCTGTCGGCCGCGCTGGCGGACAGCACCGGCCGCGAGGCGGCGCTGATCACCTTCATGACCACCGTCTCGGGCGTCAGCTTTTTCGGAATCGGGGCGCCGTTCTGGGCGCTGGTGCTGGGGCTGGCGGTGAATCACTTGCTGAAGCGCCCCGCCCGGGCGCGGGCCGGCGCCGGAAAACCCGCCTGA
- a CDS encoding DMT family transporter, whose product MDTLRGSLLMVLAMSAFALEDMFIKSAAASLPVGQILILFGLGGMAVFAALACAQGHAPWHPGFGTRPMLWRSLAEVVGRLCFTLAIALTPLSSASAILQATPLVVAAGAVVFFGETVGWRRWLAIGLGFAGVLLILRPGLSGFEPASLFAVLGTLGFAGRDLATRAAPGDMSNSQLGFLGFAMLVAAGVIALGWTGGAVWPAPRNWLDIAAATVIGVIAYNALSGAMRAGEIAVIAPFRYTRLVFAMVLGVLVFGERPDTLTVIGSTIIVASGVFTLLRSRKA is encoded by the coding sequence ATGGACACGCTGCGCGGGAGCCTTCTGATGGTGCTGGCCATGTCTGCCTTCGCGCTGGAGGACATGTTCATCAAATCCGCCGCCGCCAGCCTGCCGGTCGGGCAGATCCTGATCCTGTTCGGCCTCGGCGGCATGGCGGTATTCGCAGCATTGGCGTGTGCGCAAGGTCACGCCCCCTGGCACCCGGGCTTTGGCACGCGCCCGATGCTGTGGCGCTCCTTGGCGGAGGTCGTGGGGCGGCTGTGTTTCACCTTGGCAATTGCATTGACGCCCTTGTCTTCGGCCTCGGCCATCCTGCAGGCGACACCCCTGGTGGTGGCGGCCGGCGCCGTGGTGTTCTTTGGCGAGACCGTCGGCTGGCGCCGCTGGCTGGCGATCGGGCTGGGGTTTGCAGGGGTGCTGCTGATCCTGCGGCCGGGGCTGAGCGGGTTCGAGCCCGCCTCGCTGTTTGCGGTTCTGGGCACCTTGGGCTTTGCGGGCCGTGATCTGGCCACGCGTGCGGCGCCAGGGGACATGAGCAACAGCCAACTGGGATTCCTCGGCTTTGCGATGCTGGTGGCGGCGGGCGTGATTGCGCTCGGCTGGACCGGCGGCGCGGTCTGGCCGGCGCCGCGCAACTGGCTGGACATTGCTGCTGCCACGGTGATCGGGGTGATTGCTTACAACGCTCTGTCGGGCGCAATGCGGGCGGGCGAGATCGCGGTCATCGCGCCGTTCCGCTACACACGGCTGGTGTTTGCCATGGTGCTGGGGGTGCTGGTTTTCGGCGAGCGCCCCGATACGCTGACCGTGATCGGCAGCACCATCATCGTGGCCAGCGGTGTTTTCACGCTGCTGCGCAGCCGCAAAGCATAA
- a CDS encoding aromatic amino acid transaminase: MFETLKPQPADKILALMQMYRDDPRADKIDLGVGVYKNAEGVTPVMRAIKAAEHKLWEEQTTKAYVGLAGDPAYSDAMIKLILGDAVARGNIAAAATPGGTGAVRQAFELIQMANPKARVYVSDPTWPNHVSILKYVGIETVTYRYFDSETRGVNFDGMMEDLKGAQKGDVVLLHGCCHNPTGANLNETQWKEVIALLNERGLIPMIDIAYQGFGDGLEEDAKGVRLVAACCPEVLIAASCSKNFGIYRERTGLLMAVSNDAAAQGLNQGTLAFLNRQNYSFPPDHGARLVTMILNDDALRADWAAELEEVRLGMLDLRQQLADELQRLTGSDRFGFIAQHRGMFSLLGTTPELVEKMRLDNGIYMVGDSRLNIAGLNAQTVPVLAKAITDAGV, translated from the coding sequence ATGTTCGAAACCCTCAAACCCCAGCCCGCCGACAAGATCCTGGCGCTCATGCAGATGTATCGCGACGACCCGCGCGCGGACAAGATCGACCTTGGCGTCGGCGTCTACAAGAACGCCGAGGGCGTCACCCCGGTGATGCGCGCGATCAAGGCAGCCGAGCACAAGCTGTGGGAAGAGCAGACCACCAAGGCCTATGTCGGCCTGGCCGGCGATCCGGCCTATTCGGATGCGATGATCAAGCTGATCCTCGGCGATGCGGTCGCGCGCGGAAACATCGCCGCAGCGGCCACCCCCGGCGGCACCGGCGCTGTGCGCCAGGCCTTCGAGTTGATCCAGATGGCCAACCCCAAGGCCCGCGTATACGTGTCCGACCCGACCTGGCCAAACCATGTCTCGATCCTGAAATATGTTGGCATCGAGACCGTCACCTACCGCTATTTCGACAGCGAAACCCGCGGCGTGAACTTCGACGGCATGATGGAAGACCTGAAAGGCGCGCAGAAGGGCGATGTGGTGCTGCTGCACGGCTGCTGCCACAACCCGACCGGGGCCAATCTGAACGAGACCCAGTGGAAAGAAGTGATCGCGCTGCTGAACGAGCGCGGCCTGATTCCGATGATCGACATCGCTTATCAGGGCTTTGGCGACGGTCTGGAAGAGGATGCCAAGGGCGTGCGCCTGGTCGCCGCCTGCTGCCCAGAGGTTCTGATCGCGGCCAGCTGCTCCAAGAACTTCGGCATCTACCGCGAGCGCACCGGCCTCCTGATGGCGGTCTCCAATGACGCCGCCGCGCAAGGGCTGAACCAGGGCACGCTGGCGTTCTTGAACCGGCAGAACTATTCCTTTCCGCCGGACCACGGCGCCCGTCTGGTGACGATGATCCTGAACGACGACGCGCTGCGTGCCGATTGGGCGGCCGAGCTGGAGGAAGTGCGCCTGGGCATGCTGGACCTGCGCCAGCAGCTGGCGGATGAACTGCAGCGGCTGACCGGATCCGACCGGTTCGGCTTCATCGCGCAGCACCGCGGGATGTTCTCGCTCCTGGGCACCACGCCTGAGCTGGTCGAGAAGATGCGGCTGGACAACGGCATCTACATGGTGGGCGACAGCCGTTTGAACATCGCGGGCCTGAATGCGCAGACCGTGCCGGTGCTGGCCAAGGCGATTACCGACGCCGGCGTCTGA
- a CDS encoding helix-turn-helix domain-containing protein, translated as MSDDGITLNLREIRAAAGLSLSKAAEATGVSKAMLGQIERGESSPTIATLWKIAKGFHLPLTALIGEATRPVGEAAGVYETVQFPGSIGVKIVFPFDPLLGAETFQVTLRPGQSHQSQPHDTGVTEEVFVLHGSMEVLKDGEWVPLEAGQGLRFAADQPHGYRSLETGAAFLNMHHYRHAGLTQRD; from the coding sequence ATGAGCGATGACGGCATCACCCTGAACCTGCGGGAAATCCGCGCGGCGGCTGGGCTTAGCCTGTCCAAGGCGGCAGAGGCGACGGGAGTCAGCAAGGCGATGCTGGGGCAGATCGAACGCGGCGAATCGAGCCCGACGATTGCCACCCTGTGGAAAATTGCCAAAGGGTTCCACCTGCCGCTGACCGCGCTGATCGGCGAGGCGACGCGGCCGGTGGGGGAGGCCGCGGGGGTTTATGAGACGGTGCAGTTTCCGGGCAGCATCGGGGTGAAGATCGTCTTCCCGTTTGATCCGCTGCTGGGTGCCGAGACATTTCAGGTCACGCTGCGGCCGGGCCAGAGCCACCAGTCCCAGCCGCATGACACCGGTGTGACCGAGGAGGTCTTTGTGCTGCATGGTTCGATGGAGGTGCTGAAGGACGGCGAGTGGGTGCCGCTGGAGGCCGGGCAAGGCCTGCGCTTTGCCGCCGACCAGCCGCATGGCTACCGCAGCCTGGAGACCGGCGCGGCCTTTCTCAACATGCACCATTACCGGCACGCGGGTCTGACGCAGCGGGACTGA
- the sseA gene encoding 3-mercaptopyruvate sulfurtransferase: MQDDPKTLVSTDWLAAHLKDPDLRVLDASWYLPQQDRDARAEYEAAHIPGARFFDIEDISDNRSDLPHMVPPVEKFMSRLRAMGVGDGHQVVVYDGAGLFSAARVWWLFRLMGQNNIAVLDGGLPKWQAEGRPVEDLPPVIRDRHMTVRVQNHMLRDVTQVSAAAKLGDHEIIDARSAERYRGDAPEPREGLRAGHIPGSKNVPFGNVLNADGTMKDADGIRAAFESAGADLSKPAITTCGSGVTAAILSLALERIGKSDHALYDGSWVEWGAFPTLPVATGEN; the protein is encoded by the coding sequence ATGCAGGACGATCCGAAGACGCTGGTTTCCACGGACTGGCTGGCTGCCCATCTGAAGGACCCGGATCTGCGGGTGCTGGACGCCTCATGGTATCTGCCGCAGCAGGACCGGGATGCCAGGGCCGAATACGAAGCGGCGCACATCCCCGGCGCGCGTTTCTTTGATATCGAGGACATCTCCGACAATCGCTCGGACCTGCCGCATATGGTGCCGCCGGTCGAGAAATTCATGTCCAGGCTGCGCGCGATGGGGGTCGGCGACGGCCATCAGGTGGTTGTCTATGATGGTGCCGGCCTGTTCTCGGCGGCCCGCGTCTGGTGGCTGTTCCGGCTGATGGGGCAGAATAACATCGCGGTGCTGGACGGCGGCTTGCCGAAATGGCAGGCCGAGGGCCGCCCGGTCGAGGACCTGCCGCCGGTCATCCGCGACCGCCACATGACGGTGCGGGTGCAGAACCACATGCTGCGCGATGTGACCCAGGTCTCCGCCGCGGCCAAGCTGGGCGACCACGAGATCATCGACGCGCGCTCGGCCGAACGCTACCGCGGCGACGCGCCGGAGCCGCGCGAGGGGCTGCGCGCCGGCCATATTCCCGGCTCCAAGAACGTGCCGTTCGGCAATGTGCTCAATGCCGATGGCACCATGAAGGATGCCGACGGCATCCGCGCCGCCTTTGAAAGCGCCGGCGCCGACCTGAGCAAACCTGCAATCACTACCTGCGGATCGGGCGTCACTGCCGCCATCCTCAGCCTCGCCCTGGAGCGCATCGGCAAGTCCGATCATGCGCTTTATGACGGGTCCTGGGTGGAATGGGGTGCCTTCCCGACCCTTCCCGTTGCTACCGGAGAGAACTGA
- a CDS encoding leucine-rich repeat domain-containing protein, producing the protein MSGFRSFLAALMIAAAMATPGMLRADCVEIGETCISSNDLKAKVRIGSHTPDLQALAQFSQLRDLTLMTDLRFDAPVDLAPLAALANLEKLALVSVTAPDLAPLTRLPKLKRLSLDSVHAPDFTPLASLTGLEHLSVWGIKDVTDLSFASGLTRLQSLNIADSGVADLSPLEGLDDLAVFLAFNTQVADLSPLAGANLQVAWISNCPVRSVAPLAGSDRLEMLRADGTLLDSLDGLQDKPALQTLILSGTRVTDLTPISDAVSLDELALNGTRVRDLAPLTGLVSLRKLSLKDTAVTSLAPLAGNSLRVLSLSNTAVTSLAGVQHMEDLWDFSISGTGVTDLTPLTGLKKLSILRAVGLPAEALQPLLKIESLKIVFAGPDRERRKRLLGKEKIAAYIAAVH; encoded by the coding sequence ATGTCCGGTTTCCGCAGTTTCCTTGCAGCTTTGATGATTGCGGCCGCCATGGCCACCCCCGGCATGCTGCGCGCAGACTGCGTAGAGATCGGGGAAACATGCATAAGCAGCAATGACTTGAAGGCCAAGGTGCGGATCGGCAGCCACACGCCGGACCTGCAGGCCCTGGCGCAGTTTTCCCAGCTGCGCGACCTGACCTTGATGACCGATCTGCGGTTTGACGCGCCGGTCGACCTTGCCCCGCTTGCCGCGCTTGCGAACCTTGAAAAGCTTGCCCTGGTGAGCGTCACGGCACCGGATCTGGCGCCGCTTACCCGGCTGCCGAAGCTGAAACGGCTGAGCCTTGATTCTGTCCACGCGCCGGACTTCACGCCTTTGGCCAGCCTCACCGGTCTTGAGCACCTGTCGGTTTGGGGCATCAAGGACGTCACCGACCTGTCCTTTGCCAGCGGCCTGACCCGGCTGCAAAGCCTCAACATCGCGGATTCCGGCGTCGCCGACCTGAGCCCGCTGGAGGGGCTGGACGATCTGGCCGTGTTCCTGGCCTTCAACACGCAGGTCGCCGACCTGAGCCCGCTGGCAGGCGCAAACCTGCAGGTGGCCTGGATCTCCAACTGCCCGGTGCGGAGCGTTGCGCCGCTGGCCGGATCGGACCGGCTGGAGATGCTGCGGGCGGACGGCACCCTGCTGGACAGCCTTGACGGGCTGCAGGACAAACCGGCCTTGCAGACCCTGATCCTGTCGGGCACCCGAGTGACCGACCTGACTCCGATCTCAGACGCCGTCAGCCTGGATGAGTTGGCACTGAACGGAACCCGGGTGCGCGACCTTGCCCCGCTGACCGGGCTGGTGTCGCTGCGCAAGCTGAGCCTGAAAGACACCGCCGTCACCAGCCTGGCGCCGCTGGCCGGCAATTCCCTGCGGGTACTGTCACTGAGCAATACCGCAGTGACCAGCCTCGCCGGGGTGCAGCACATGGAAGACCTGTGGGACTTCAGCATTTCAGGCACCGGGGTCACCGACCTCACACCGCTGACCGGCCTGAAGAAGCTGTCGATCCTGCGGGCGGTCGGTCTGCCTGCCGAGGCGCTGCAGCCGCTGCTCAAGATCGAGAGCCTCAAGATCGTGTTTGCCGGCCCCGACCGGGAGCGGCGCAAGCGCCTTCTCGGCAAGGAGAAAATCGCCGCCTATATCGCTGCCGTGCACTGA